One region of Cottoperca gobio chromosome 19, fCotGob3.1, whole genome shotgun sequence genomic DNA includes:
- the adam11 gene encoding disintegrin and metalloproteinase domain-containing protein 11 — MLAVRCLLFAAACARCAVTGLRERGSLEGRVPPAEEVVQPKRLLQQIHSQEELLHSRLDTLVINSTAGAQPVHLAQCSFLVEAFGTSFILDLELNHNLLSTDYVERHYGEDGQLSQNMGGEHCFYHGRVRGLPGSWAALSTCHGLRGMFSDGNFSYGIEPVGSEDQNDHIVYRMPDIDLFPPPCPGCSVNSTEPKGQTYVHSEGDDELKDGDDWSEEEKPVFTEGLRRSKRQVRRGQRTVQTETKYIELMVVNDHELFVQLRRSSTQTKNFAKAVVNMADAIYKEQLNTRIVLVAMETWSSENRVSVGDDALLTLRDFMKYRKESIKERCDAVHLFLVAYPCLHYSGRTFMSTRSEAAYIGGICSITRGGGINEFGSVGPMAITLSQSLGQNIGMLRNKERLAAGDCRCPDPWLGCIMEDTGYYLPRKFSRCSIDEYLRFLQQGGGSCLFNKPTKLLDTPECGNGYVELGEECDCGSLVECARSGANCCKKCTLTHNAMCSNGLCCRDCKYELRGVTCRDAVNDCDISETCMGDTSQCPHNVHKLDGYMCDAGQGRCYGGRCKTRDGQCRTLWGYNSADRFCYEKLNSEGTEKGNCGPESSGQGWVQCNKQDVLCGLLLCTNLTDRPRFGELQGRLTSQTIHHQNRYMDCRGGHAVLDDGLDMGYVEDGTPCGPNMMCLERRCFPVTTFNLSTCPGSSTSRICSHHGTCSNEVRCICDADYTGKDCSVFDPIPIPTPPEGPEKYKGPSGTNIIIGSVAGAILVAAIVLGGTGWGFKNIRRGRYDPAFPS; from the exons ATGCTCGCTGTGAGGTGCCTGCTGTTCGCTGCAGCGTGTGCACGGTGCGCCGTGACAG GTCTTAGGGAACGGGGAAGTCTGGAGGGAAGGGTGCCACCTGCAGAAGAGGTCGTTCAGCCCAAGCGGCTCCTGCAACAGATCCACTCCCAGGAGGAGCTGCTCCACAGCCGCCTCGACACCCTGGTCATAAACTCCACAGCCGGAGCGCAG CCCGTCCATCTGGCCCAGTGCAGCTTCTTGGTGGAGGCCTTCGGCACATCATTCATCCTTGACCTGGAACTCAACCA CAACCTGCTTTCTACAGACTATGTGGAGCGTCACTATGGCGAGGATGGGCAGCTGTCACAGAATATG GGAGGAGAGCACTGCTTCTACCATGGCCGTGTCCGGGGGCTTCCAGGCTCCTGGGCCGCTCTGTCCACCTGCCACGGCCTGCG AGGAATGTTTTCTGATGGAAACTTCTCGTACGGGATTGAACCTGTTGGCAGTGAG GACCAGAATGACCACATTGTGTATCGTATGCCGGACATTGACCTCTTCCCACCTCCCTGTCCAG GATGCTCCGTGAACAGCACAGAGCCCAAGGGGCAGACATACGTCCACAGTGAAGGAGACGATGAGCTGAAGGATGGAGACGACTGGTCTGAAGAGGAGAAGCCTGTCTTTACAGAGGGCCTGCGACGCTCAAAAAGACAA GTGCGGCGAGGCCAGCGCACCGTCCAGACTGAGACCAAGTACATCGAGCTGATGGTTGTCAACGACCATGAACTG TTTGTGCAGCTCCGTCGGTCGTCCACTCAGACGAAGAACTTTGCCAAAGCGGTGGTGAACATGGCCGACGCG ATCTACAAGGAGCAGCTCAACACCCGCATTGTCCTGGTGGCCATGGAAACCTGGTCTTCTGAAAACAGGGTCTCTGTGGGCGACGACGCCTTGCTCACCCTGCGAGACTTCATGAAGTACAGGAAGGAGAGCATCAAGGAGCGCTGTGATGCCGTTCATCTTTTCCTCGTGG cataTCCCTGTCTTCACTACAGTGGCAGGACGTTCATGAGCACCCGTAGTGAAGCGGCCTACATCGGAGGCATCTGCTCAATCACCCGAGGTGGAGGCATCAATGAG TTTGGCAGTGTGGGCCCCATGGCCATCACATTGAGTCAGAGTCTGGGCCAGAACATCGGCATGCTGAGAAACAAAGAGCGACTGGCTGCAG GAGACTGCAGGTGTCCAGACCCATGGCTGGGCTGTATCATGGAGGACACAGG tTACTACCTGCCCAGGAAGTTCTCTCGCTGCAGTATAGACGAATACCTGCGCTTCCTCCAGCAGGGAGGAGGCAGCTGTCTCTTCAACAAGCCCACCAAG TTGTTAGACACACCAGAGTGTGGGAATGGATATGTGGAGCTGGGAGAGGAATGTGACTGTGGGTCACTAGTG GAGTGTGCACGAAGTGGAGCCAACTGCTGTAAGAAGTGCACGCTTACCCACAATGCCATGTGCAGCAACGGGCTCTGCTGCAGGGACTGCAAG TACGAGCTGAGAGGGGTGACGTGCCGTGACGCTGTTAATGACTGTGACATCTCTGAGACCTGCATGGGAGACACCAGTCAG TGTCCACATAACGTCCACAAACTGGATGGTTACATGTGTGATGCTGGACAG ggtCGTTGTTATGGAGGTCGCTGTAAGACCAGAGATGGCCAGTGCCGGACGCTGTGGGGCTACA ACTCGGCTGACAGGTTCTGCTATGAAAAGCTGAACTCTGAGGGCACAGAGAAAGGAAACTGTGGCCCGGAGTCCAGTGGTCAGGGATGGGTGCAGTGCAACAAGCA AGACGTCCTGTGCGGTTTGCTGCTGTGCACCAATCTGACAGATAGGCCGAGGTTTGGTGAACTGCAGGGGAGGCTCACCAGTCAGACAATCCACCATCAGAACAGATACATGGACTGCAG GGGCGGCCATGCGGTGCTGGATGATGGCTTGGACATGGGTTACGTGGAGGACGGGACGCCGTGTGGGCCAAACATGATGTGTTTGGAGCGTCGCTGCTTCCCCGTCACCACCTTCAACCTCAGCACCTGCCCGGGCTCCTCAACCTCACGCATCTGCTCCCACCATGGG ACTTGCAGCAACGAGGTGAGGTGTATCTGTGATGCAGACTACACTGGAAAGGACTGTAGCGTGTTTGACCCGATCCCCATCCCCACCCCGCCAGAGGGCCCGGAGAAATACAAAG GTCCCAGTGGTACCAATATCATAATAGGTTCGGTTGCTGGTGCAATTCTGGTGGCAGCGATAGTCCTGGGGGGGACTGGCTGGGGATTTAA AAACATCCGAAGAGGAAGGTATGATCCCGCCTTTCCGTCCTGA
- the dbf4b gene encoding protein DBF4 homolog B, with amino-acid sequence MQRASILSSDKRRPGTPRPMACGSRGKALLEKAIRNNERLLGSSVLNNARSWGVKILFVDDVLLYLKHLTRESCSASHKRPEKTNTKQQGAHVVKATPLRAPYLKIEDSSRRFKPLNIQSMTLPTLWYSGKFSPFECPAPLFEKQEEPGENKTREKKKVENSVQDKSQTPLSCNPSPLQPPKKNVSYCECCHQPFINIEEHIQYEQHREFALDPSNYSVLDQLVAEMLPGFNPNPAEQSEEALNRPPTPLPICELEPLTDAEAEDAVQSLHRGSSFNIHISSPTRGPLSSGPASPPLGVQCIIPNPLATPPEDIQPFTTNS; translated from the exons ATGCAGCGAGCGAGCATTCTCAGCAGTGACAAACGGCGACCAGGAACTCCTAGACCAATG GCTTGTGGCAGCCGGGGGAAGGCCCTGCTTGAAAAAGCCATTCGCAACAAT GAACGACTGCTGGGGAGCAGTGTTTTGAACAATGCCCGGTCATGGGGAGTGAAGATTTTGTTTGTGGATG ATGTCCTTttgtatttgaaacatttgacacGAGAGAGCTGCAGTGCTTCACACAAGAGGCCGGAG AAGACTAACACCAAACAACAAGGTGCTCATGTTGTCAAAG CTACACCTTTGAGGGCTCCCTATCTTAAAATTGAAGACTCGAGCAG GAGATTCAAGCCCTTGAATATACAATCGATGACCTTACCCACTCTGTGGTACTCTGGCAAATTTAGTCCCTTTGAATGTCCTGCTCCTCTGTTTGAAAAGCAGGAAGAGccaggagaaaataaaacaag ggagaagaaaaaagttGAGAACAGCGTTCAAGACAAATCTCAAACCCCACTCAGCTGTAATCCTTCACCTTTGCAGCCACCCAAAAAGAATGTGTCTTACTGTGAATGCTGTCATCAACCCTTCATAAATATTGAGGAG CACATTCAGTATGAGCAGCACCGTGAGTTTGCGCTGGACCCTTCTAACTACAGTGTGTTGGACCAACTCGTGGCTGAAATGCTTCCAGGATTCAACCCCAATCCAGCTGAACAATCAGAAGAAGCACTGAACCG ACCACCAACTCCTTTGCCCATCTGCGAGCTGGAGCCCCTCACTGATGCTGAGGCGGAGGATGCTGTTCAGTCCCTGCACAGAGGTTCATCATTCAATATTCACATCTCCAGCCCGACTAGGGGTCCTCTTTCCTCTGGCCCAGCCAGCCCACCACTAGGAGTTCAATGTATCATCCCAAATCCACTGGCCACTCCACCTGAGGACATCCAGCCTTTCACTACTAACAGCTGA
- the LOC115024685 gene encoding LOW QUALITY PROTEIN: gap junction gamma-1 protein-like (The sequence of the model RefSeq protein was modified relative to this genomic sequence to represent the inferred CDS: inserted 2 bases in 1 codon; deleted 1 base in 1 codon) translates to MSWSFLTRLLEEIHNHSTFVGKIWLTVLIVFRIVLTAVGGESIYYDEQSKFVCNSGQPGCENVCYDAFAPLSHVRFWVFQIILVATPSLMYLGYAVNKIARADEQADSGGVSGFSRRKPKKPYLAGRKQNRGIEEAEDDQEEDPMIYEMAEVESDGXNGAAKGNSGAKVKVRHDGRQRIKEDGLMRIYVLQLLTRSVLEVVFLCGQYALYGFAVPSTYVCSDLPCPHRVDCFVSRPTEKTIFLLIMYTVSLLCLALNLWEMLHLGIGTICDIVRSHRVQLPDDELYGLTGRAQGALNEAGMSGEDYSSYPFSWNAPSAPPGYNIAIKPILVSTGHHNQPLPITDLTNAKMACRQNHVNIAQEERQQNTNNDENLCRAGMGDASRGVLKDIRPPQNKLEAYSQPQSHSNNHSKPHRERKHRQASKNTASKADADGGSSTSSGSKYGVIKGSEWI, encoded by the exons ATGAGTTGGAGTTTCCTGACTCGTCTGCTGGAAGAAATCCACAACCATTCTACATTTGTGGGCAAGATCTGGCTCACTGTCCTGATTGTTTTCCGTATCGTGCTGACGGCCGTAGGAGGGGAGTCCATCTACTACGATGAGCAGAGCAAGTTTGTCTGCAACTCGGGCCAGCCGGGTTGTGAGAATGTGTGCTATGACGCCTTTGCTCCACTCTCACACGTCCGCTTCTGGGTTTTCCAAATCATTCTGGTGGCCACACCTTCACTCATGTACCTGGGCTACGCTGTCAACAAAATTGCTCGGGCGGACGAGCAGGCAGACAGCGGGGGAGTGAGTGGATTTTCGCGGAGGAAACCCAAGAAGCCCTATCTTGCAGGCAGAAAGCAGAATAGGGGCATTGAAGAGGCCGAGGATGACCAAGAGGAAGACCCGATGATCTATGAAATGGCAGAGGTGGAGAGTGATGG GAATGGAGCAGCGAAAGGAAACAGTGGTGCAAAGGTCAAGGTTCGCCATGATGGGCGCCAGCGTATCAAAGAGGATGGACTGATGCGTATTTATGTGCTTCAGCTCCTGACCCGCTCCGTGCTGGAGGTGGTTTTCTTGTGTGGACAGTATGCCCTGTATGGATTTGCTGTTCCTTCCACCTATGTGTGCTCAGACCTGCCCTGCCCTCACAGAGTGGACTGCTTTGTATCACGGCCCACTGAGAAAACTATCTTCCTCCTCATCATGTACACAGTCTCCCTGCTCTGTCTGGCACTCAATTTATGGGAGATGCTTCATCTGGGCATCGGTACCATCTGTGATATCGTACGCTCCCACCGGGTGCAGCTCCCTGACGATGAGCTGTACGGGCTGACGGGACGGGCACAAGGAGCTCTTAATGAGGCA GGAATGAGCGGAGAGGATTACAGCAGCTACCCTTTTTCTTGGAACGCACCATCAGCTCCACCTGGGTACAACATCGCCATCAAGCCTATTCTGGTATCTACAGGGCACCACAACCAGCCATTACCCATCACAGATCTCACTAACGCTAAGATGGCATGCCGGCAAAACCACGTGAACATTGCCCAAGAGGAGCGTCAGCAAAACACCAATAATGATGAAAACCTGTGCAGAGCAGGGATGGGAGATGCTTCCAGAGGTGTTCTTAAGGACATCCGTCCACCTCAGAACAAGCTGGAGGCCTACAGCCAGCCACAGAGCCACAGTAATAACCACAGCAAGCCTCACCGTGAACGTAAACACCGGCAGGCCTCCAAAAACACTGCAAGCAAGGCAGACGCGGACGGAGGTAGCAGCACCAGTAGTGGCAGCAAATATGGAGTCATAAAGGGTTCTGAGTGGATCTGA